From Acidimicrobiales bacterium, one genomic window encodes:
- a CDS encoding nitrilase-related carbon-nitrogen hydrolase: protein MESPCGVAAIQLRPTADRAQNLREAGELIDEAAALGAEIVVLPEIFSAPFVAAEIDPTYFDWAEELDGATNAMVADRSAAHGIAIVSSIFEASATPGVYHNTASVFVNGEPAVHYRKSHLPFSNGFPEKYYFRPGELPPPVVDVGPTKAGVIICYERHFPELGRLVALGGASVMCVPVACASAPTKEVFQLELRAHAVFNSMFVVCANRVGLEGSAETGKDYYGLSAIYQPDGEIVSQAGTQDAEVVFAHVDLASVAERRQRLPFLRDRRPRLYTDLVEESST from the coding sequence GTGGAATCTCCCTGTGGTGTCGCCGCAATCCAGCTTCGGCCGACCGCCGACCGGGCGCAGAATCTGCGCGAGGCCGGCGAGCTCATCGACGAAGCCGCGGCGCTCGGTGCCGAGATCGTCGTCCTCCCCGAGATCTTCTCGGCGCCCTTCGTGGCGGCGGAGATCGACCCGACCTACTTCGATTGGGCCGAGGAACTCGATGGTGCCACCAACGCGATGGTCGCGGACCGGTCGGCGGCGCACGGGATCGCCATCGTCTCGTCGATCTTCGAGGCCAGCGCGACCCCCGGCGTGTATCACAACACCGCCAGTGTGTTCGTGAACGGTGAGCCGGCGGTGCATTACCGCAAGTCGCATCTGCCGTTCTCCAACGGCTTCCCCGAGAAGTACTACTTCCGGCCGGGTGAGTTGCCGCCGCCGGTGGTCGATGTCGGCCCGACCAAAGCGGGTGTCATCATCTGCTACGAGCGCCACTTCCCCGAGCTCGGGCGTCTCGTCGCGCTGGGTGGCGCGTCGGTGATGTGCGTGCCCGTCGCGTGCGCGAGCGCGCCGACGAAAGAGGTCTTCCAGCTCGAGCTCCGCGCCCACGCCGTGTTCAATTCCATGTTCGTGGTGTGCGCCAATCGTGTCGGGCTCGAGGGGTCGGCCGAGACCGGCAAGGACTACTACGGACTCAGTGCGATCTATCAACCTGACGGCGAAATTGTGTCTCAGGCCGGCACGCAGGACGCTGAGGTAGTGTTCGCGCACGTCGATCTCGCCAGCGTTGCCGAACGTCGACAGAGGCTTCCGTTCCTTCGCGATCGAAGGCCTCGGCTCTACACCGATCTCGTCGAGGAGTCCTCGACATGA
- a CDS encoding DUF6326 family protein — MLNSPVDIRLRISALWIAMLFIFAYVDLFSLYRPDVRADLANNRLAGFEIGQPFLLAVTVFVIIPSLMVYLSLVVGRELNRIANMVVAGTYALATIGSAIGEWNYYVAGSAVEAVLLALVVRHAWSWPEPLAAE; from the coding sequence ATGCTGAACTCCCCCGTCGACATCCGCCTCCGAATCTCGGCTCTCTGGATCGCCATGTTGTTCATCTTCGCCTATGTCGATCTGTTCTCGCTGTACCGCCCGGATGTCCGCGCCGATCTCGCGAACAACCGTCTCGCCGGCTTCGAGATCGGCCAGCCGTTCCTGCTCGCAGTGACCGTGTTCGTGATCATCCCGAGCCTCATGGTGTACCTCAGCCTGGTCGTGGGCCGGGAGTTGAATCGCATCGCGAACATGGTCGTGGCCGGCACCTACGCGCTGGCAACGATCGGCAGCGCGATCGGCGAATGGAACTACTACGTCGCAGGCAGCGCGGTCGAGGCAGTGCTACTCGCCCTCGTCGTTCGCCATGCGTGGTCCTGGCCGGAACCACTCGCGGCCGAGTAG
- a CDS encoding ABC transporter substrate-binding protein, giving the protein MRDTRTSRWRLVLALLLSFALFAVACGDDSGDEGAGDSGDSADSGDTPSSDELTPISLQLQWFTQGQFCGYYAGIEQGYYAERGLDLTIIEGGVDIVPQTVVANGDADYAVSFTVRGLASREAGADLTQIAQVFQRSGTRQVSWADSGLNSPADWEGKKIGNWGFGNEFELLAAIRQAGLDPETDVELVQQQFDMVAITNRDIDAAMATIYNEYAQMLETVNPDTGELIQPEELHVLDYNDLGVAMLQDALWADTNRLQEEEFRAQTVDFLAASMEGWIYCRDNLEEGVQIVLDNAPILGEGHQRWMINEVNNLIWPSPDGVGILDPDLYQQTIDVAVEFEILAGQPDEEATRSDLMEEALAQLEEKGLDVTGADYAPIDVEPTPGGE; this is encoded by the coding sequence ATGAGAGACACACGTACATCACGCTGGCGCCTGGTACTGGCGCTGTTGCTCAGCTTCGCGCTGTTCGCCGTCGCCTGTGGCGACGATTCTGGCGACGAGGGCGCCGGTGACAGCGGCGACAGCGCTGACAGCGGCGACACACCGTCGAGCGACGAGCTCACCCCGATCTCGCTCCAGCTGCAGTGGTTCACGCAGGGCCAGTTCTGCGGCTACTACGCCGGTATCGAGCAGGGTTACTACGCCGAGCGAGGCCTCGATCTCACCATCATCGAGGGCGGCGTCGACATCGTCCCGCAGACGGTCGTCGCGAACGGCGACGCCGACTACGCCGTGTCGTTCACGGTGCGCGGCCTCGCCTCCCGCGAAGCCGGTGCCGACCTCACCCAGATCGCCCAGGTCTTCCAGCGCTCCGGTACCCGCCAGGTCTCCTGGGCCGATTCCGGGCTGAACAGTCCTGCGGACTGGGAAGGCAAGAAGATCGGCAACTGGGGCTTCGGCAACGAGTTCGAGCTGCTGGCGGCGATCCGCCAGGCCGGGCTCGATCCCGAGACCGACGTCGAGCTCGTCCAGCAGCAGTTCGACATGGTGGCGATCACCAATCGTGACATCGATGCCGCCATGGCGACGATCTACAACGAATACGCCCAGATGCTCGAGACGGTCAACCCCGATACGGGCGAGCTGATCCAGCCCGAGGAGCTCCACGTCCTCGACTACAACGATCTCGGAGTGGCCATGCTCCAGGACGCCCTGTGGGCCGACACGAACCGGCTCCAGGAGGAAGAGTTCCGGGCCCAGACGGTCGATTTCCTCGCCGCCTCGATGGAGGGTTGGATCTACTGCCGCGACAATCTCGAGGAAGGCGTCCAGATCGTCCTGGACAACGCCCCGATCCTCGGTGAAGGTCACCAGCGCTGGATGATCAACGAGGTCAACAACCTGATCTGGCCGTCCCCCGACGGCGTCGGCATCCTCGATCCCGATCTCTACCAGCAGACCATCGACGTCGCCGTGGAGTTCGAGATCCTCGCCGGCCAGCCGGATGAGGAAGCCACTCGCTCCGACCTGATGGAGGAAGCCCTCGCCCAGCTCGAGGAGAAGGGACTCGATGTGACCGGTGCCGACTACGCGCCGATCGACGTCGAGCCCACTCCCGGCGGCGAGTGA
- a CDS encoding TIGR03842 family LLM class F420-dependent oxidoreductase — translation MDFGVVLQTDPPAWRVVDLAQKAETLGFSHGWTFDSHVLWQEPYVIYSQMLSATNRMIVGPMVTNPGTRNWTVTASHFATLNDMFGNRTVCGIGRGDSAMRVLGHTPTKLTTLSESMHVIKELAEGREVTYNGTQQHFPWAKESKLDILMAGYGPKALDLCGRETDGFILQLADLDLAEWMITAVRAAAADAGRDPDDLYMCVAAPAYVGTNLAHQRDQCRWFGGMVGNHVADIVERYGDSGAVPTALTDYIKGREGYDYAGHGKAGHDHTDFVPDDIVDRFCILGDEDAHIEKLRALEALGVDQFAIYLMHDQKDETLNAYGQRIIPALAR, via the coding sequence ATGGACTTCGGCGTCGTTCTGCAGACCGACCCGCCCGCCTGGCGGGTCGTCGACCTCGCCCAGAAAGCCGAAACGCTCGGCTTCAGCCACGGCTGGACCTTCGACAGTCATGTGCTGTGGCAGGAGCCCTACGTGATCTACAGCCAGATGCTGTCGGCCACGAACCGCATGATCGTCGGCCCCATGGTGACCAACCCGGGCACCCGCAACTGGACCGTCACCGCCTCGCACTTCGCGACACTCAACGACATGTTCGGCAATCGCACGGTCTGCGGCATCGGCCGCGGCGACTCGGCCATGCGGGTGCTCGGCCACACCCCCACCAAGCTGACGACCCTCAGCGAATCGATGCACGTGATCAAGGAGCTGGCGGAGGGGCGCGAGGTCACCTACAACGGCACCCAGCAGCACTTCCCGTGGGCGAAGGAGTCGAAACTCGACATCCTGATGGCGGGCTACGGGCCCAAGGCGCTCGACCTGTGCGGCCGCGAGACCGACGGCTTCATCCTCCAGCTCGCCGACCTCGATCTCGCCGAATGGATGATCACCGCCGTGCGCGCCGCGGCTGCCGACGCCGGGCGCGACCCCGACGACCTCTACATGTGCGTGGCCGCACCGGCCTATGTCGGCACCAACCTCGCCCACCAGCGCGACCAGTGCCGCTGGTTCGGAGGCATGGTGGGCAACCACGTGGCCGACATCGTCGAGCGCTACGGCGACTCCGGCGCGGTGCCCACCGCGCTCACCGACTACATCAAGGGCCGCGAGGGCTACGACTACGCCGGCCACGGCAAGGCGGGCCACGACCACACCGACTTCGTGCCCGACGACATCGTCGACCGGTTCTGCATCCTCGGCGACGAAGACGCTCACATCGAGAAGCTGCGGGCACTCGAGGCCCTGGGCGTCGACCAGTTCGCGATCTATCTCATGCACGACCAGAAGGACGAGACCCTCAACGCCTACGGCCAGCGCATCATCCCGGCCCTGGCCCGCTGA
- a CDS encoding TetR/AcrR family transcriptional regulator: protein MARPLSQEARVKMLDASVEVALDVGVHRFTVDEVSRRSGLARTTIYRHFPTKEELLVAALDRLTPVPNTPDTGSLRGDLREFLAGLLPIFADRRIRALFLEILAAAHREPKLHELQRSMMDVRAGPTRAIFDRARARGEIAPHFSYHDAFLIFEAPLVMRALAPDDDLGDFDVAVHVDQMLLVLEGAG from the coding sequence ATGGCTCGACCGCTGAGTCAGGAAGCCCGCGTCAAGATGCTCGACGCGTCGGTGGAGGTCGCTCTGGATGTGGGCGTGCACCGGTTCACCGTCGACGAGGTGTCTCGTCGTTCGGGGCTCGCCCGGACCACGATCTATCGCCACTTCCCGACGAAGGAGGAGCTGCTGGTTGCGGCCCTCGATCGGCTCACCCCGGTACCGAACACGCCCGACACGGGGTCACTGCGAGGCGATCTCCGGGAGTTCCTCGCGGGTCTTCTGCCCATCTTCGCCGATCGACGGATTCGGGCCCTGTTCCTGGAGATCCTGGCTGCAGCCCATCGCGAACCGAAGCTCCATGAACTGCAGCGGTCGATGATGGACGTTCGCGCCGGTCCGACCCGGGCGATCTTCGATCGCGCGAGGGCCCGCGGCGAGATTGCACCACACTTCAGCTACCACGATGCCTTCCTGATCTTCGAGGCTCCGCTCGTCATGCGGGCGCTCGCTCCGGACGACGATCTCGGAGACTTCGACGTCGCGGTCCACGTCGACCAGATGCTCCTGGTTCTCGAGGGGGCCGGCTGA
- a CDS encoding LLM class flavin-dependent oxidoreductase, whose protein sequence is MTAIPLGVHLGERLTLDQTWWQAEFADTHGFESVWVAEGRLARDGIVPAAVIASRTQRVGVATGVVNNKSRNAALMAVTFKTIDEIAPGRAILGIGAWWEPIASKVGTPVERPVTAMREYVGVLQAFFRNELVSFSGDFVHMDGVRFDSMYHENKPIDVPIYFGSVGPQMLQLAGEIADGVNLDFLLPVSYLEGALAAIDKGIAKRSDGRDRIHVTQIIACSVDDDDPDEAVDACRAFLTQYLMQQPHIAEHCGVEPELVERIKEVAGWPATPDDVRRAMRLVPTSLVHEVTACGRAGQAYEKLLEFHDAGVELPLISTHGDKEQTLLALAAAAGKG, encoded by the coding sequence ATGACCGCGATACCGCTCGGCGTGCACCTCGGTGAGCGGCTCACGCTCGACCAGACCTGGTGGCAGGCCGAATTCGCCGACACCCACGGATTCGAATCGGTCTGGGTTGCCGAGGGACGGCTGGCTCGAGACGGCATCGTGCCGGCGGCGGTCATCGCGTCACGCACGCAACGGGTCGGCGTGGCCACCGGCGTCGTCAACAACAAGAGCCGCAACGCCGCGCTGATGGCCGTGACGTTCAAGACGATCGACGAGATCGCCCCCGGTCGGGCGATTCTCGGCATCGGTGCGTGGTGGGAGCCGATCGCTTCGAAGGTCGGCACACCGGTCGAACGTCCGGTCACCGCGATGCGGGAGTATGTCGGCGTACTCCAGGCCTTCTTCCGCAACGAGCTGGTCAGCTTCTCGGGCGATTTCGTGCACATGGACGGTGTCCGGTTCGACAGCATGTACCACGAGAACAAGCCGATCGACGTGCCGATCTACTTCGGCTCGGTCGGGCCCCAGATGCTGCAACTCGCCGGCGAGATCGCCGACGGGGTGAACCTCGACTTCCTGCTGCCGGTGTCGTATCTCGAAGGTGCGCTCGCCGCGATCGACAAGGGGATCGCGAAGCGCTCCGATGGCCGTGACCGGATCCACGTCACCCAGATCATCGCGTGCAGCGTCGACGACGACGATCCCGACGAGGCGGTCGACGCCTGTCGCGCATTCCTCACCCAGTATCTGATGCAGCAGCCGCACATCGCCGAGCACTGTGGGGTCGAACCGGAGCTCGTCGAGCGCATCAAGGAGGTCGCCGGCTGGCCCGCGACCCCCGACGACGTGCGGCGGGCGATGCGCCTCGTGCCGACCTCGCTCGTGCACGAGGTGACGGCGTGCGGTCGCGCCGGCCAGGCCTACGAGAAGCTTCTCGAGTTCCACGATGCCGGGGTCGAGCTGCCGCTGATCTCCACCCATGGTGACAAGGAACAGACCCTCCTCGCGTTGGCCGCCGCGGCCGGGAAAGGCTGA
- a CDS encoding ABC transporter permease subunit, with translation MNRRIIDGALRIVPAAVAIVGLCGLYEGYRRMGIATDDQWPVIGGDLPVKTNAITMPALSDIVARFFEPQQRRSGTTVLEAVLQGSWYTLRISLAGFVMGALIGMALAIVMLRSKLLEKGILPWIIVSQTIPLLALAPVIVTWGNRIELVDWQPWMSVSLIATYLTFFPVAVNGLRGLQSPPNHSIELMDSYAATRRQTLLKVRLPGAVPFLVPALKLAAAASIIGSIVGEISIGLSGGVGRLILAYAQQAQTDPPKMYCAIIGAGLLGLLFTSAVGSLERLMPGSRHRSEMSL, from the coding sequence GTGAACCGACGGATCATCGACGGGGCCCTCCGGATCGTCCCGGCGGCGGTGGCCATCGTGGGGCTTTGCGGCCTCTACGAGGGCTACCGCCGCATGGGGATCGCGACCGATGACCAATGGCCGGTCATCGGTGGTGACCTCCCCGTCAAGACCAACGCGATCACGATGCCGGCGCTGTCCGACATCGTGGCGCGTTTCTTCGAGCCCCAGCAACGGCGCAGCGGCACGACCGTGCTCGAAGCCGTGCTGCAGGGCTCCTGGTACACCTTGCGAATCTCGCTCGCCGGATTCGTGATGGGTGCCCTCATCGGCATGGCGTTGGCGATCGTCATGCTGCGTTCGAAGCTGCTCGAGAAGGGGATCCTCCCGTGGATCATCGTCTCGCAGACCATTCCGCTGTTGGCCCTCGCCCCCGTCATCGTCACGTGGGGCAACCGCATCGAGTTGGTCGACTGGCAACCGTGGATGTCCGTGTCGCTCATCGCCACGTATCTCACGTTCTTCCCGGTGGCGGTCAACGGGCTGCGCGGCCTCCAGTCGCCGCCCAATCACTCGATCGAGTTGATGGATTCCTATGCCGCCACGCGGCGTCAGACCCTGCTGAAGGTGCGGCTGCCCGGCGCGGTGCCGTTCCTGGTTCCCGCCCTCAAGCTCGCCGCGGCGGCGTCGATCATCGGGTCGATCGTCGGTGAGATCTCGATCGGGTTGAGCGGTGGCGTGGGTCGCCTGATCCTGGCCTACGCCCAGCAGGCACAGACCGACCCGCCGAAGATGTATTGCGCGATCATCGGCGCCGGCCTGCTCGGGCTCCTGTTCACGTCGGCGGTCGGCAGTCTCGAGCGACTGATGCCCGGTTCCCGTCATCGTTCGGAGATGTCGCTGTGA
- the hydA gene encoding dihydropyrimidinase, with protein MAALIIRGGEVVWASGVFSADVVVDGEKIVGLVEPGTGTAEREIDARGCYVLPGGIDTHTHLENPALSFTTVSSDDFHTGTIAAAVGGTTTIVDFVKSRPEESIYDAFQARRAVAEEKVVVDFGLHPMVPSNALTAGSIPELRQLAAEGATSWKFFMAYHGMMVDDATLIAGFRAAAEEGVLPMVHAENGHLVQDATDRLVEAGMVEEHHHLAAHTHTSEQEAVHRAIAIAESVGSALFVVHVSSRYAAAEIQLARARAVPVHGETCPQYLLAAYEDYEGLGHEAAKYLCSPPIRERANQESLWDALVSDTLSTIGTDHAAFCMGQPDDLPPQKGRGAGYFPDVPNGVPGIEDRLSLIWQAGVRQGRFDVSRFVDLVATRPAKLFGLYPQKGTVVPGADADLVVWNPELRRTVRAADQHMRTDYNLYEGTEIVGGPTHVFSRGELVVEHGEVTAARGRGRYLPRARPIAPTAGAR; from the coding sequence ATGGCCGCACTGATCATTCGGGGCGGCGAGGTCGTCTGGGCGAGCGGAGTCTTCTCGGCCGACGTGGTCGTCGACGGCGAGAAGATCGTCGGGCTCGTCGAGCCGGGGACCGGCACGGCCGAGCGCGAGATCGATGCGCGCGGGTGCTACGTCCTGCCGGGCGGGATCGACACCCACACCCATCTCGAGAACCCCGCGCTCTCGTTCACGACCGTGAGCTCGGACGACTTCCACACGGGCACGATCGCTGCTGCCGTCGGCGGCACGACGACGATCGTCGACTTCGTCAAGTCCCGCCCGGAGGAATCGATCTACGACGCCTTCCAGGCCCGGCGGGCTGTCGCCGAGGAGAAGGTCGTCGTCGACTTCGGGCTCCATCCGATGGTTCCCAGCAACGCGCTCACGGCGGGTTCGATCCCGGAACTGCGCCAGCTCGCCGCCGAAGGTGCGACGAGCTGGAAGTTCTTCATGGCGTACCACGGGATGATGGTCGACGACGCCACCCTGATCGCCGGGTTCCGCGCCGCCGCCGAGGAAGGCGTGCTGCCCATGGTCCACGCCGAGAACGGTCATCTGGTGCAGGACGCCACCGATCGGCTGGTCGAAGCCGGGATGGTCGAGGAACACCACCACCTCGCGGCACACACGCACACGTCCGAACAGGAGGCCGTGCATCGCGCGATCGCGATCGCCGAGTCGGTCGGGAGCGCGCTCTTCGTCGTCCACGTGTCGAGCCGCTACGCCGCCGCCGAGATCCAGCTGGCCCGGGCGCGCGCCGTGCCGGTGCACGGTGAGACCTGCCCGCAGTACCTCCTGGCCGCCTACGAGGACTACGAGGGGCTCGGGCACGAGGCCGCGAAGTACCTCTGCTCGCCCCCGATCCGCGAGCGAGCCAACCAGGAGAGCCTGTGGGACGCCCTGGTGAGCGACACTCTGTCGACGATCGGCACCGACCATGCCGCGTTCTGCATGGGGCAGCCCGACGACCTGCCGCCGCAGAAGGGACGTGGTGCCGGCTACTTCCCCGACGTGCCGAACGGCGTCCCCGGTATCGAGGACCGGTTGTCGTTGATCTGGCAGGCCGGTGTCCGTCAGGGCCGCTTCGACGTCAGTCGATTCGTGGATCTCGTCGCGACGCGGCCGGCCAAGTTGTTCGGCCTGTACCCGCAGAAGGGAACGGTCGTGCCGGGGGCCGACGCCGATCTCGTGGTCTGGAACCCGGAGCTGCGGCGCACGGTTCGGGCAGCCGACCAACACATGCGGACCGACTACAACCTCTACGAGGGCACCGAGATCGTCGGAGGCCCGACCCACGTGTTCTCGCGGGGCGAGCTGGTCGTCGAGCACGGCGAAGTGACAGCCGCGCGTGGGCGGGGTCGCTATCTGCCGCGCGCCCGGCCGATCGCGCCCACGGCGGGTGCGCGATGA
- a CDS encoding ABC transporter permease subunit, with the protein MTGSRFSDRAATILVPLAFGAVFLGVWEWLVRAFDIKQFLLPSPSSIYTAVGDNWGRIWNGVEVTGGNAVYGLVVGSVLAVFASLIASRWGWFSDIVTPIASGMVAVPIVSLAPVFNIWFGSTDPFSRRLVVIVVVFFPVFFNVTKGLTQVDAVHVELMRSQAASQWSVIRRVRIPNALPFLMSALRLASSLAIISAIVAEYFGGTQGSLGQLITQSAGLSRYDTAWAAVLGASAVGIAMFVAVAALEWVAMPWRRQSTGH; encoded by the coding sequence GTGACCGGCAGTCGATTCTCGGACCGGGCCGCGACCATCCTGGTGCCCCTGGCGTTCGGCGCCGTGTTCCTCGGGGTGTGGGAATGGCTCGTGCGGGCGTTCGACATCAAGCAGTTCCTCCTGCCGAGCCCGTCGTCGATCTACACCGCAGTGGGCGACAACTGGGGCCGCATCTGGAACGGTGTCGAGGTGACGGGCGGCAATGCCGTCTACGGCCTCGTCGTCGGGTCGGTCCTCGCGGTGTTCGCGTCGTTGATCGCTTCGCGGTGGGGCTGGTTCAGCGACATCGTCACTCCGATCGCGTCGGGCATGGTCGCGGTGCCGATCGTGTCCTTGGCGCCGGTGTTCAACATCTGGTTCGGGTCCACTGACCCGTTCTCGCGGCGCCTCGTCGTGATCGTGGTCGTCTTCTTCCCCGTGTTCTTCAACGTCACCAAGGGGCTCACCCAGGTCGATGCCGTCCATGTCGAACTGATGCGCAGCCAGGCGGCATCGCAGTGGTCGGTCATCCGGCGGGTGCGCATTCCCAACGCCCTGCCGTTCTTGATGTCGGCGCTGCGCCTGGCCAGTTCGTTGGCCATCATCTCCGCGATCGTGGCCGAATACTTCGGCGGTACCCAGGGGTCGCTCGGTCAGCTGATCACCCAGAGCGCCGGCCTGTCGCGCTACGACACCGCGTGGGCCGCGGTGCTGGGCGCGAGCGCGGTCGGCATCGCGATGTTCGTGGCCGTGGCCGCGCTCGAGTGGGTCGCCATGCCCTGGCGCCGCCAGAGCACCGGCCACTAG